The uncultured Desulfovibrio sp. genome contains a region encoding:
- the vorB gene encoding 3-methyl-2-oxobutanoate dehydrogenase subunit VorB produces the protein MSAATERVLIKGNEAVAFGAIDAGCRCYFGYPITPQNEVPESLSSLLPEVGGQFVQAESEVGAINMVLGAAASGIPALTSSSSCGISLMQEGISYMAGSQIPGVIVNMQRGGPGLGDIGPSQGDYFQAVKGGGHGDHRNLVLAPSTAQECYDFMFRAFALAFKYSNPVMVLGDAIVGQIKEPVRRVPPKDAVPAEDLAALAAPWRMEGYGRRGPGAQPRLLKSVYLAEGALAERNRLLMSKYESMKADCAFECVDTDDAELIVVAFGSIARIARSAIRQLRAQGHKIGLFRPITLFPFPDEALRALAPGRRFLVMEQNTGQMVEDVRLALFGQPGVAPASVLWHGVMPGLFIGADALREPMLQALKEN, from the coding sequence ATGAGCGCTGCAACCGAACGTGTGCTCATCAAGGGCAACGAGGCCGTGGCCTTTGGCGCTATAGATGCGGGCTGCCGCTGCTATTTTGGCTACCCCATCACCCCGCAGAATGAAGTGCCGGAATCCCTCTCCAGCCTGTTGCCCGAAGTCGGCGGGCAGTTTGTGCAGGCCGAAAGCGAAGTCGGCGCCATCAACATGGTGCTGGGTGCGGCAGCCAGCGGTATTCCTGCGCTTACGTCTTCCTCCAGCTGCGGTATTTCGCTCATGCAGGAAGGCATTTCCTACATGGCGGGCAGCCAGATCCCCGGCGTGATCGTCAACATGCAGCGCGGTGGCCCCGGCCTAGGCGATATAGGCCCCTCGCAGGGCGATTATTTTCAGGCCGTCAAAGGCGGCGGACACGGCGATCACCGCAATCTGGTGCTGGCCCCCTCCACTGCTCAGGAATGCTATGATTTTATGTTCAGGGCTTTTGCCCTGGCATTCAAATACTCCAACCCGGTCATGGTGCTGGGCGACGCCATTGTGGGCCAGATCAAGGAACCCGTGCGCCGCGTGCCGCCCAAGGACGCCGTGCCCGCCGAGGACCTTGCCGCCCTTGCCGCGCCCTGGCGCATGGAAGGTTATGGTCGCCGTGGCCCCGGCGCGCAGCCGCGCCTGCTCAAGTCGGTCTATCTGGCCGAAGGGGCCCTGGCCGAGCGCAACCGCCTGCTCATGAGCAAATACGAATCCATGAAGGCCGACTGCGCCTTTGAATGCGTTGATACTGATGATGCGGAACTGATTGTGGTGGCCTTTGGCTCCATTGCCCGCATTGCCCGCAGCGCAATCCGCCAGTTGCGCGCCCAGGGGCATAAAATCGGCCTGTTCCGGCCCATTACCCTGTTTCCCTTCCCGGATGAAGCCCTGCGCGCTCTTGCGCCCGGTCGGCGTTTTCTGGTTATGGAGCAGAACACGGGGCAGATGGTGGAAGATGTCCGCCTGGCCCTCTTTGGCCAGCCGGGCGTTGCGCCCGCATCCGTGCTGTGGCACGGCGTCATGCCGGGGCTGTTCATCGGCGCCGATGCCCTGCGCGAACCCATGCTTCAGGCCCTCAAGGAGAACTAA
- a CDS encoding lysine exporter LysO family protein produces the protein MKGSLIILFFFCSGVLLARVELIPTYLVEHDFTIYALWLLMLLVGISIGSDRRLGEILRTLRPRVLLLPLATTVGTFAGTALMSLFLAYSVSECMAVGAGFAYYSLSSIFISQYKGPELGTIALISNIARELITLLLTPLLAKYLGPLAPISCGGASTMDTTLPVITKYCGKDWIFVSIVHAMILDFSVPFWVIFFCTL, from the coding sequence ATGAAGGGTAGCCTTATCATCCTGTTTTTCTTTTGTTCCGGTGTGTTGCTTGCCCGCGTGGAGCTGATACCCACCTATCTGGTGGAGCACGACTTCACGATATACGCCCTGTGGCTGCTCATGCTGCTGGTGGGCATTTCCATCGGTTCGGATCGCAGGCTGGGCGAAATTTTGCGCACGTTGCGCCCGCGCGTTTTGCTGCTGCCGCTGGCAACCACTGTGGGCACATTTGCGGGCACGGCTCTCATGAGTCTGTTTCTGGCCTACAGCGTGAGCGAATGCATGGCCGTGGGCGCGGGCTTTGCCTACTACTCGCTGTCGTCCATCTTCATTTCGCAATACAAGGGGCCGGAGCTGGGCACTATTGCGCTTATCAGCAATATTGCCCGTGAGCTCATCACGTTGCTGCTCACGCCCTTGCTGGCGAAGTATCTTGGCCCGCTGGCACCGATCAGTTGCGGCGGGGCGTCTACCATGGATACGACGCTGCCTGTTATTACAAAGTATTGCGGCAAGGACTGGATTTTTGTTTCCATCGTACATGCCATGATACTTGATTTCAGCGTGCCGTTCTGGGTGATTTTTTTCTGTACCCTTTAA
- the queA gene encoding tRNA preQ1(34) S-adenosylmethionine ribosyltransferase-isomerase QueA, with the protein MPTEEADFFLESYNFALPEAQIAQFPPEERGNSRLLVMPRQGALELEHHQFSDLPDCLPEGALLVANNSRVLQARLLGTRSTGGKVEFLLLTPLPLVLERARSDKLGGSSAEVEGLIRSGGSIRDGEKLEFGAGISVTVLESGEFGHRRVRLAWDGDLSKAFAATGHIPLPPYIKRTDAEEDLSRYQTIYSREDKTGSVAAPTAGLHFTPEMRETLKARGFQWADVTLYVGYGTFSPVRSADIRGHRMHREYVEMPEATALAIAEAKREGRPVIAVGTTSLRSMEGVAELCGRVQPFTGWTDIFLYPGRPFRVVDGLLTNFHLPESSLIMLVSALAGRERVLAAYAEAVSRGYRFFSYGDAMLIR; encoded by the coding sequence ATGCCCACTGAGGAAGCGGATTTTTTTCTCGAAAGTTATAATTTTGCATTGCCTGAAGCGCAGATAGCCCAGTTCCCGCCTGAAGAGCGCGGGAACTCGCGTCTGCTGGTCATGCCGCGCCAGGGTGCGCTTGAGCTTGAGCACCACCAGTTCAGCGATCTGCCGGACTGCCTGCCCGAGGGCGCTTTGCTGGTAGCCAACAATTCCCGCGTATTGCAGGCGCGCCTGCTGGGAACACGCTCCACTGGCGGCAAGGTGGAGTTTCTGCTGCTCACGCCTCTGCCGCTGGTGCTTGAAAGGGCGCGGTCCGACAAGCTTGGCGGCTCCAGCGCGGAAGTCGAGGGGCTCATACGCTCCGGCGGCAGCATTCGTGATGGTGAAAAGCTTGAATTTGGCGCGGGCATCAGCGTGACCGTGCTGGAATCGGGTGAATTCGGGCATCGGCGTGTGCGTCTGGCCTGGGACGGGGATCTTTCCAAGGCCTTTGCCGCCACCGGGCACATTCCTTTGCCGCCTTACATCAAGCGGACAGATGCGGAAGAAGATCTGAGCCGCTACCAGACCATCTATTCCCGCGAGGACAAGACGGGTTCTGTGGCCGCGCCCACGGCGGGGCTGCACTTTACCCCCGAGATGCGAGAAACCCTGAAGGCCAGAGGCTTTCAGTGGGCGGACGTAACCCTGTATGTGGGTTACGGCACCTTCAGCCCTGTGCGCAGCGCCGACATACGCGGCCACCGCATGCACAGGGAATATGTGGAAATGCCCGAGGCAACGGCGCTTGCCATTGCCGAGGCCAAGCGTGAAGGGCGGCCTGTGATTGCCGTTGGCACCACCAGCCTGCGCTCTATGGAGGGCGTGGCCGAATTGTGCGGCAGGGTGCAGCCCTTTACCGGTTGGACGGACATCTTTTTGTACCCCGGCAGGCCCTTCCGTGTGGTTGATGGCCTGCTGACAAACTTTCATCTGCCTGAGTCCTCCCTGATCATGCTGGTTTCTGCCCTGGCCGGGCGCGAGCGCGTGCTTGCCGCTTATGCCGAGGCTGTGAGCAGGGGGTATCGGTTCTTCTCATATGGCGATGCCATGCTTATTCGCTGA
- the coaBC gene encoding bifunctional phosphopantothenoylcysteine decarboxylase/phosphopantothenate--cysteine ligase CoaBC, which produces MSESKSGLNTPFDQSTRYERKRLHLGVCGSVACYKAADLLRAWTGMGMHVSATLTPGARRFVAPLLFESLGAAPVYEDMFSQGQDVFSHLEPGQHAQALVVAPASADALFRLAHGAAGDMLAAQALAFDGPMVIAPAMNPRMWANPATQANIDILRQRGAHIVIPACGGTACGEQGEGRLAPLHDIFLAALRALSPQDMAGKRVMVTLGPTREAWDGVRFWSNPSSGLMGAALAVAAWLRGAEVTAVCGPGVRARLPREIVRHDVVSARDMFQVAADVWPGMDMGMFTAAVADFSPQPFGPRKFKKADAPDGLTVAFTPNPDILRTLSEGRKPGQKVLGFAAETAADMQALLPLAHTKLQGKKADVLAANRVNATDSGFGAATNSMAVVDATGHEEIWPNQSKADVAWELCSWLLRS; this is translated from the coding sequence ATGAGCGAAAGCAAAAGTGGCCTGAACACTCCCTTTGACCAGAGCACCCGTTACGAACGCAAACGCCTGCACCTTGGAGTTTGCGGTTCCGTGGCCTGCTACAAGGCCGCCGATCTTTTGCGCGCGTGGACAGGCATGGGCATGCATGTTTCGGCCACGCTCACTCCGGGCGCGCGCCGCTTTGTGGCTCCCCTGCTCTTTGAGTCGCTGGGCGCTGCCCCGGTGTATGAAGACATGTTTTCACAGGGGCAGGATGTTTTTTCCCACCTTGAACCGGGACAACACGCGCAGGCTCTGGTAGTGGCTCCGGCATCGGCTGACGCCCTGTTCCGTCTGGCGCACGGCGCGGCGGGCGACATGCTGGCCGCGCAGGCTCTGGCCTTTGACGGGCCAATGGTGATCGCCCCGGCCATGAATCCGCGCATGTGGGCCAACCCAGCCACGCAGGCCAACATTGACATTTTGCGGCAACGCGGGGCGCATATTGTAATCCCAGCATGCGGCGGCACGGCCTGCGGCGAACAGGGCGAGGGCCGTCTTGCCCCCCTGCACGATATTTTTCTGGCTGCCCTGCGCGCGCTTTCACCGCAGGATATGGCGGGCAAGCGCGTTATGGTCACGCTTGGCCCCACCCGCGAGGCATGGGACGGCGTGCGCTTCTGGTCAAATCCTTCCAGCGGCCTCATGGGCGCGGCGCTGGCCGTGGCGGCATGGCTGCGCGGCGCAGAGGTTACTGCCGTCTGCGGCCCCGGTGTGCGCGCACGTTTGCCGCGTGAAATCGTCCGGCACGATGTTGTGAGCGCGCGCGACATGTTTCAGGTCGCCGCCGATGTCTGGCCCGGCATGGACATGGGCATGTTCACCGCTGCTGTGGCAGATTTTTCGCCCCAGCCCTTTGGCCCCCGCAAATTCAAGAAAGCGGACGCGCCGGACGGCCTCACCGTGGCCTTTACGCCCAACCCCGATATTCTGCGCACCCTTTCCGAGGGCCGCAAGCCAGGCCAGAAGGTGCTGGGCTTTGCCGCAGAAACCGCCGCCGACATGCAGGCCCTGCTGCCTCTGGCCCATACCAAGCTCCAAGGCAAAAAGGCCGATGTGCTGGCCGCCAACCGCGTCAACGCCACAGACAGCGGCTTTGGCGCTGCCACCAATTCCATGGCTGTTGTAGACGCAACCGGGCATGAAGAAATCTGGCCCAACCAAAGCAAGGCTGATGTGGCCTGGGAACTGTGTTCATGGCTTTTGCGCTCGTGA
- a CDS encoding thiamine pyrophosphate-dependent enzyme, which translates to MQAQELDALRPAEGESLVFDTNPVLNERPTHYCPGCHHGIAHRLVSEVLHELGVAERTILVASVGCATFTYDYFNVDGLEAPHGRACAVATGVRRARPDAVVFTYQGDGDMAAIGMAESMHAANRGEKITGIFINNTVYGMTGGQMAPTTLVGQKTTTSRQGRSISNEGGPIRMAEIMAQLDGVAYSARCSLDSVKHVRESKKAMRKAFEVQLQGLGFGFIELLSGCPTNWHLDPIAANKRIAEAMMPVFPLGVYKDVTASVEADHV; encoded by the coding sequence ATGCAAGCTCAGGAACTGGACGCATTGCGTCCCGCCGAGGGCGAAAGCCTGGTTTTTGATACCAATCCCGTGCTCAACGAGCGCCCCACCCACTATTGCCCCGGCTGCCACCACGGCATTGCCCACAGGCTGGTGAGCGAGGTGCTGCACGAACTGGGTGTGGCCGAACGCACCATTCTGGTGGCCTCGGTGGGCTGCGCCACATTCACTTACGATTACTTTAACGTGGACGGCCTTGAGGCTCCGCATGGCCGCGCCTGCGCCGTGGCCACAGGCGTACGCCGCGCCCGCCCGGATGCTGTGGTGTTCACCTATCAGGGCGACGGCGACATGGCCGCCATCGGCATGGCCGAATCCATGCACGCCGCCAACCGTGGCGAAAAGATCACCGGCATCTTCATCAACAACACGGTGTACGGCATGACCGGCGGGCAGATGGCCCCCACCACCCTGGTGGGACAAAAGACCACCACCTCGCGGCAGGGGCGCTCCATCAGCAACGAGGGCGGCCCCATCCGCATGGCCGAAATCATGGCCCAGCTGGACGGCGTGGCCTATTCCGCCCGCTGCTCGCTGGATTCGGTCAAGCACGTGCGCGAATCCAAAAAGGCCATGCGTAAAGCCTTTGAAGTGCAGTTGCAGGGCCTTGGCTTTGGCTTCATCGAACTGCTTTCCGGCTGCCCCACCAACTGGCATCTGGATCCCATTGCCGCCAACAAGCGGATTGCCGAGGCCATGATGCCCGTATTCCCCCTTGGGGTGTACAAGGATGTGACGGCCAGTGTGGAGGCGGATCATGTCTAA
- the thiS gene encoding sulfur carrier protein ThiS codes for MDVTVNGETEAIAESCSVAELLAARGHDTARVVVERNGEILPRERFAQTLLCGGDSLEIVHFVGGG; via the coding sequence ATGGATGTCACAGTCAACGGGGAAACCGAAGCCATTGCCGAATCATGCAGCGTTGCCGAACTTCTGGCGGCGCGCGGACATGATACGGCACGGGTTGTCGTTGAACGCAACGGAGAAATCCTGCCCCGCGAGCGTTTTGCCCAAACCCTGCTCTGCGGGGGCGACAGTCTGGAAATCGTGCACTTTGTGGGCGGAGGATAA
- the fumC gene encoding class II fumarate hydratase, translated as MDSTAQKEPSVLDLPVGIDAAGEREEFDSMGQVMVPANRYWGAQTQRSLEHFSIGDDKMPLEICRALCLIKKASAQVNARMGRLPGWKAQAIDRAAQEGMDGLLDEHFPLYVWQTGSGTQTNMNVNEVLSNRAIQLLGGVMGSQKPVGPNDDVNMSQSSNDAFPTAMHLAAVQSCDARLLPEVEALAEAVERKAVQWMDVVKIGRTHLQDAVPLSVGQEWSGYAAQLRACVEDIQAAREGLYPLALGGTAVGTGLNAPKGFSMAVAEELASITGKPFVTAPNKFMALASQDAIVRFSAALRGLAVALVKIANDMRWLAAGPRCGLGELQLPENEPGSSIMPGKINPTQCEALIMIAIQVMGNDSAVALAGSQGNFELNVMRPVAIKNVLQSVNILGDGCRKFREHSVEGTTLNRAKIDSFVNNSLMLVTALAPVIGYQQAAKIAEKASAEGLTLRQAALALGSVTEEQFDNIVRPETMIGNGLAGA; from the coding sequence GTGGACAGTACAGCACAAAAAGAACCGTCTGTTCTTGATCTTCCTGTGGGCATAGACGCCGCTGGAGAACGCGAAGAGTTTGACAGCATGGGGCAGGTCATGGTGCCTGCCAACCGTTACTGGGGTGCGCAGACGCAGCGCTCGCTCGAACATTTTTCCATTGGCGACGACAAAATGCCGCTGGAAATCTGCCGCGCCCTCTGCCTGATCAAAAAGGCCAGCGCACAGGTCAACGCCCGCATGGGGCGGCTGCCCGGCTGGAAGGCACAGGCCATTGACCGCGCCGCGCAGGAAGGCATGGACGGCCTGCTGGACGAACATTTTCCCCTCTATGTGTGGCAGACTGGCTCCGGCACCCAGACCAACATGAATGTGAACGAGGTGCTGTCCAACCGCGCCATCCAGTTGCTCGGCGGCGTCATGGGCAGTCAGAAGCCCGTTGGCCCCAATGACGATGTGAACATGAGCCAGTCGTCCAACGATGCCTTTCCCACGGCCATGCATCTGGCCGCCGTGCAGAGCTGCGATGCACGCCTGCTGCCGGAGGTGGAAGCCCTGGCTGAAGCAGTGGAACGCAAGGCTGTGCAGTGGATGGACGTGGTCAAGATTGGCCGCACCCACTTGCAGGATGCCGTGCCCCTCAGCGTGGGGCAGGAATGGTCAGGCTATGCCGCCCAACTGCGGGCCTGCGTTGAGGATATTCAGGCCGCCCGCGAGGGGCTCTACCCTCTGGCTCTGGGCGGCACCGCCGTGGGCACCGGGCTGAACGCGCCAAAGGGCTTCAGCATGGCTGTGGCGGAAGAACTGGCAAGCATCACGGGCAAGCCCTTTGTCACCGCCCCCAACAAGTTCATGGCCCTTGCCTCCCAGGATGCCATAGTGCGCTTCAGTGCCGCCCTGCGCGGCCTCGCCGTGGCCCTTGTCAAAATAGCCAACGACATGCGCTGGCTGGCGGCTGGCCCGCGCTGCGGGCTGGGAGAACTGCAACTTCCAGAGAACGAACCCGGCTCATCCATCATGCCCGGCAAGATTAACCCCACCCAGTGCGAAGCCCTGATCATGATCGCCATACAGGTCATGGGCAACGACAGTGCCGTGGCCCTTGCGGGCAGCCAGGGCAATTTTGAACTCAATGTCATGCGCCCCGTAGCCATCAAGAACGTGCTGCAATCCGTCAATATTCTGGGTGATGGCTGCCGTAAATTCAGAGAGCATTCCGTTGAAGGCACAACGCTCAACCGGGCAAAAATAGATTCGTTCGTCAATAATTCCCTGATGCTGGTCACGGCGCTTGCGCCCGTCATCGGCTACCAGCAGGCGGCAAAAATCGCGGAAAAAGCCTCGGCGGAAGGGCTCACCCTCAGACAGGCGGCGCTTGCGCTGGGGAGCGTAACCGAAGAACAGTTCGACAACATTGTACGGCCCGAAACCATGATTGGTAATGGCCTGGCTGGCGCATAG
- a CDS encoding LysO family transporter codes for MFIALGLTFLGMALGFLLRGQPWITSLTRCVTPAIMLLLFALGISVGSNELLMQSLPRLGGAALALTVAGILGSFACVAMIRRFFTKTPTPTGISPQQKASDAEAPNHEG; via the coding sequence ATGTTTATTGCGCTTGGACTTACCTTTCTTGGCATGGCCCTTGGCTTTCTGCTGCGCGGCCAGCCCTGGATCACCTCGCTGACACGTTGCGTCACACCCGCCATCATGCTGCTGCTTTTTGCTCTTGGCATATCCGTAGGCAGCAACGAGCTGCTCATGCAGTCCCTGCCTCGGCTTGGCGGCGCTGCCCTGGCCCTCACGGTTGCGGGCATTCTGGGTTCCTTTGCCTGCGTAGCGATGATCCGCCGATTCTTCACCAAAACGCCCACTCCCACAGGGATTTCTCCCCAACAAAAGGCGTCCGATGCTGAGGCACCCAACCATGAAGGGTAG
- a CDS encoding ferredoxin family protein: MSRVVFMEERCKGCRLCVEVCPVHILRPSGRFNRHGYEVMEMEGQCTGCASCAVMCPDVAIRVFKSAKTKGGKA; this comes from the coding sequence ATGTCAAGAGTTGTATTCATGGAAGAGCGCTGCAAGGGCTGCCGCCTGTGTGTGGAAGTCTGCCCGGTGCACATCCTCAGGCCTTCGGGCCGTTTTAACCGCCACGGTTATGAAGTGATGGAAATGGAAGGCCAATGCACGGGCTGTGCCTCGTGTGCGGTCATGTGTCCCGATGTGGCCATACGCGTGTTCAAAAGCGCGAAAACCAAGGGGGGCAAGGCATGA
- a CDS encoding 2-oxoacid:acceptor oxidoreductase family protein has protein sequence MSNAYQDVIIAGFGGQGVMLIGNLLAQAGMEHGLEVSFIPVYGAEMRGGTANCTVVLDEHPIGSPLVREPMSTIILNEPSLSKFQPRLGAGGVQIVNASLVAQNLLDAAKRTVYIPVNDMAHELGNVKMANMVALGAWLKATGALPLNVVQEALNRVVSAHYAKLISANAKALEQGYNFA, from the coding sequence ATGTCTAATGCATATCAGGATGTCATTATTGCCGGTTTTGGCGGTCAAGGCGTCATGCTCATCGGCAACCTGCTGGCGCAGGCCGGCATGGAACACGGGCTTGAAGTGAGCTTTATCCCGGTTTACGGGGCTGAAATGCGCGGCGGCACGGCCAATTGCACGGTGGTGCTTGATGAGCATCCCATCGGTTCGCCCCTGGTGCGCGAGCCCATGTCCACCATCATTCTTAACGAACCTTCGCTTTCCAAGTTCCAGCCGCGGCTGGGCGCGGGCGGCGTGCAGATCGTCAATGCCTCGCTGGTGGCGCAGAACCTGCTCGATGCCGCAAAGCGCACGGTCTACATTCCCGTGAACGACATGGCCCACGAACTGGGCAATGTGAAAATGGCCAACATGGTGGCCTTGGGCGCATGGCTCAAGGCAACAGGCGCGTTGCCGCTCAATGTGGTGCAGGAAGCGCTGAATCGCGTGGTCAGCGCGCACTATGCCAAACTGATCTCCGCCAACGCCAAGGCGCTGGAGCAGGGCTACAACTTCGCATAG
- a CDS encoding DVU0298 family protein: MARMRSTKQKLKECLVSPQWREHLDEIAQGGLENVGPLFSFLLLGPQTMHRAAVALGQITARLMQEQPETARNIIRRLMWHLNEESGNIGWGIPEAFAEILAASESLAKDFHRILISYIIDLGRDDNYCDNDTLRRSCYWAIGRLAQARPQLCLTARPWLLKGLEDVDPVCQGMAAWALSQLPPDLMDAPALRRLAEADNTAPCELFDGEDVYEKTASQIAAEALEGKLK; this comes from the coding sequence ATGGCCCGCATGCGATCCACAAAACAAAAGCTTAAGGAATGCCTTGTCAGCCCGCAGTGGCGCGAACACCTGGACGAAATCGCCCAAGGCGGCCTTGAAAATGTAGGGCCGCTCTTTTCCTTTCTTCTGCTCGGCCCCCAGACCATGCACCGCGCCGCAGTTGCGCTGGGGCAGATAACGGCGCGCCTGATGCAGGAACAGCCGGAAACGGCCAGGAATATCATCCGCCGCCTCATGTGGCACCTCAACGAAGAATCCGGCAACATCGGCTGGGGCATCCCCGAGGCCTTTGCAGAAATCCTCGCTGCCAGCGAATCCCTGGCCAAGGATTTTCACCGCATTCTTATCAGCTACATCATTGATCTTGGCCGCGATGACAATTATTGCGACAACGACACCCTGCGCCGCTCCTGCTACTGGGCCATCGGTCGTCTTGCCCAGGCACGCCCGCAATTGTGCCTGACCGCCCGCCCCTGGCTGCTGAAAGGGCTGGAAGACGTTGACCCTGTGTGCCAGGGCATGGCCGCATGGGCGCTCAGCCAACTGCCGCCTGACCTCATGGACGCCCCTGCCTTGCGCCGACTGGCCGAAGCGGACAATACCGCTCCCTGCGAACTTTTTGACGGCGAAGATGTTTACGAAAAAACCGCCAGCCAGATTGCTGCCGAGGCCCTTGAGGGCAAGCTGAAGTAA
- a CDS encoding carbon starvation protein A yields MESLEHINAITLVFAALCIFAIAYRVYGIFLANKVLKLDAGRITPAVRFADGHDYVKTNEFVLYGHHFAAIAAAGPLVGPVLAAQFGYLPGALWILIGCVLGGAVHDMVVLFASVRHKGQSLSAIAQREVGPVTGTVAGIAVLCILILTLAGLSLACISAMHNAPWSLFIVVITMPIAMLMGLIMRFKQNSVLLASLVGLVLLVVGILSGHDLMQKDVLGWAFDWNRDTVALAIAGYGFLASVLPVWFLLVPRDYLSTYLKIGTILMLAVGIIFVQPTLLMPTVTPFINGGGPVIGGPALPFIFITIACGAMSGFHAIIGTGTTPKMIGNERDILFVGYGAMLTEGFVAIMALIAACTLMPGDYFAINSTPDKFSSLIAAHPALNTVDLGFFEEKIGLNLHARPGGAVSLAVGMAHIFHKIPYMDHLMAYWYNFAVMFEAVFILTAIDAGTRVGRFFLQEMLGKVYAPFGDKNWMPGVYITSFIFTSMWGYLMYTGNISNIWPLFGLSNQLLAGCALIVCTSMLLRMNRGKLSLVTAIPGIFLTAVTFWAGYLQVTKTYIPGGKYLLAFLACLVMVLMVFVLVGTIRRWIELMNIKGTVNDAYGEPVRVLAEE; encoded by the coding sequence ATGGAAAGCTTGGAGCACATTAATGCCATCACGCTAGTGTTTGCGGCATTGTGCATATTTGCCATTGCCTACCGGGTGTATGGCATTTTTCTGGCAAACAAGGTTCTGAAACTGGACGCGGGCCGTATTACGCCCGCCGTTCGTTTTGCTGATGGTCACGACTACGTCAAAACCAACGAATTTGTTCTCTACGGCCACCATTTTGCCGCCATCGCGGCTGCTGGGCCGCTGGTTGGCCCTGTGCTTGCCGCGCAGTTCGGCTACTTGCCCGGCGCGCTGTGGATTCTGATTGGCTGCGTGCTCGGCGGCGCAGTGCACGACATGGTGGTGCTGTTCGCCTCCGTGCGGCACAAGGGCCAGAGCCTTTCGGCTATCGCCCAGCGCGAGGTTGGCCCCGTTACGGGTACCGTGGCGGGCATCGCCGTGCTGTGCATTCTTATCCTGACCCTGGCCGGTCTTTCGCTGGCCTGCATCAGCGCCATGCACAACGCGCCCTGGTCGCTGTTTATCGTGGTCATCACCATGCCTATCGCCATGCTCATGGGCCTGATCATGCGCTTCAAGCAGAACAGCGTTCTGCTTGCCAGCCTTGTGGGTCTGGTGCTGCTGGTTGTGGGTATTCTGAGCGGCCATGATCTCATGCAGAAGGACGTTCTGGGCTGGGCCTTTGACTGGAACCGCGACACCGTGGCTCTGGCCATCGCTGGCTACGGCTTCCTCGCTTCCGTTCTGCCCGTGTGGTTCCTGCTGGTGCCGCGCGACTATCTTTCCACCTATCTCAAGATCGGCACCATCCTTATGCTGGCCGTGGGCATCATCTTTGTGCAGCCCACCCTGCTCATGCCCACCGTTACTCCCTTTATTAACGGCGGTGGCCCCGTGATCGGCGGGCCTGCATTGCCCTTTATCTTCATCACCATCGCTTGCGGCGCCATGTCCGGCTTCCATGCCATCATCGGCACAGGCACAACGCCCAAAATGATCGGCAACGAGCGCGACATCCTCTTTGTGGGTTACGGCGCCATGCTGACCGAAGGTTTTGTTGCCATCATGGCCTTGATCGCCGCCTGCACCCTGATGCCCGGCGACTATTTTGCCATCAACTCCACCCCTGACAAGTTCAGCTCGCTGATCGCCGCGCACCCCGCGTTGAATACTGTTGACCTGGGCTTCTTTGAAGAAAAGATCGGCCTGAACCTGCATGCCCGCCCCGGCGGCGCAGTTTCTCTGGCCGTGGGCATGGCCCACATTTTCCACAAGATCCCCTACATGGATCACCTGATGGCCTACTGGTACAACTTTGCCGTCATGTTTGAAGCCGTCTTCATCCTGACCGCCATTGACGCCGGTACCCGCGTGGGCCGCTTCTTCCTGCAGGAAATGCTGGGCAAGGTGTACGCGCCCTTTGGCGACAAGAACTGGATGCCCGGCGTCTACATCACCAGCTTCATCTTCACGTCCATGTGGGGCTACCTGATGTACACCGGCAACATCAGCAACATCTGGCCCCTGTTCGGTCTGAGCAACCAGCTGCTTGCTGGCTGCGCCCTGATCGTGTGCACCTCCATGCTGCTGCGCATGAACCGCGGCAAGCTCAGCCTTGTTACGGCCATCCCCGGTATCTTCCTGACCGCCGTGACCTTCTGGGCTGGCTACTTGCAGGTCACCAAGACCTACATCCCCGGCGGCAAGTATCTGCTTGCTTTCCTGGCCTGCCTGGTCATGGTGCTGATGGTCTTTGTGCTTGTGGGCACCATCCGCCGCTGGATTGAGCTTATGAACATCAAGGGTACGGTTAACGACGCTTACGGCGAACCCGTGCGCGTCCTGGCCGAAGAATAA